Proteins encoded within one genomic window of Streptomyces sp. NBC_00523:
- a CDS encoding FecCD family ABC transporter permease produces MSTTAVERPITRGVTVTRRRRVTGLTALAVAVLAVAALSLAVGARALTPAEVWHGLFAAPESDQRLSEIRLIVQTVRVPRTVLGIVAGLALGVGGALIQGYTRNPIADTGLVGVNAGASFAVVSVIAVFGLTDPLQYVWFGFLGSAVAGVVVFGLASIGRGAGNPLTLALAGQGVTVFLAAMTTAVALSDVKSLNVLRFWNAGSVAGVGYDVIWPVTAFVAVGLVLAAVMLPSLNLLNLGDDVARGLGVNIALSRTVGITAITLLAGAATAACGPIAFIGLMVAHVARYLTGPDYRWLVPYAGLLGAVVLLVCDIVGRLVVRPGELDAGVVVSLLGAPFFAVLVWRGKFRSA; encoded by the coding sequence ATGAGCACAACTGCAGTGGAGCGCCCCATAACCAGGGGCGTTACGGTGACCCGTCGCAGACGGGTCACCGGCCTGACCGCCCTCGCGGTGGCCGTCCTGGCCGTGGCCGCCCTCTCCCTGGCCGTCGGGGCGCGCGCCCTGACGCCCGCCGAGGTGTGGCACGGCCTGTTCGCGGCCCCGGAGTCCGATCAGCGGCTCTCCGAGATCCGGCTCATCGTGCAGACCGTGCGCGTGCCCCGCACGGTGCTCGGCATCGTGGCGGGCCTGGCCCTCGGGGTCGGCGGCGCGCTGATCCAGGGGTACACGCGCAACCCGATCGCCGACACCGGGCTGGTGGGCGTCAACGCGGGCGCCTCGTTCGCCGTGGTGTCGGTGATCGCCGTGTTCGGGCTCACCGACCCGCTCCAGTACGTCTGGTTCGGGTTCCTGGGATCGGCGGTCGCCGGAGTCGTCGTGTTCGGCCTCGCCAGCATCGGCAGGGGCGCCGGGAACCCGCTGACCCTGGCCCTGGCCGGGCAGGGGGTCACGGTGTTCCTCGCGGCGATGACCACGGCCGTCGCCCTGTCCGACGTGAAGTCCCTGAACGTGCTGCGGTTCTGGAACGCGGGCTCGGTGGCGGGCGTCGGCTACGACGTCATCTGGCCCGTCACCGCGTTCGTCGCGGTCGGGCTGGTCCTGGCGGCGGTCATGCTGCCCTCCCTGAACCTGCTCAACCTCGGTGACGACGTGGCCCGCGGACTCGGTGTCAACATCGCGCTGAGCCGGACGGTCGGCATCACCGCCATCACGCTGCTGGCCGGCGCCGCCACCGCGGCCTGCGGCCCCATCGCGTTCATCGGGCTGATGGTGGCCCACGTCGCCCGGTATCTGACCGGGCCCGACTACCGCTGGCTGGTGCCGTACGCGGGTCTGCTCGGCGCGGTCGTCCTGCTGGTGTGCGACATCGTCGGGCGCCTGGTGGTACGGCCGGGGGAGCTGGACGCCGGGGTCGTCGTCTCGCTGCTCGGCGCGCCGTTCTTCGCGGTCCTGGTGTGGCGTGGAAAGTTCAGGAGCGCATGA